One segment of Acidobacteriota bacterium DNA contains the following:
- a CDS encoding sigma-54 dependent transcriptional regulator: MVGTRSKRPSVLIADDQADVIHSLRLLLKSEDYEITTADTPARVLECARRLDVDIVLMDMNYARDTTSGREGLDLLTKLLAVDGSLRVVVMTAWGTIDLAVEAIRRGARDFIQKPWENERLLTVLKSQIELRQALRQGRRLEEENRVLRSRQHVRLITQSPVMRPVLDLIARVGPSDAQVLITGDHGTGKEVVARTLHSVSARASMPLVAVNLGGLSEGVFVSEMFGHVKGAFTDARTDRIGRFELADGGTLLLDEVTSIPVSQQANLLRVLESGEMQRVGSSRTKHVDVRVLSATNADLKREVDRGRFREDLLFRLNTVEIRLPPLRDRGEDVLLLANYFLGRYNQKYRKRLDGFSEPALAALAHYSWPGNVRELSHVVERSVLLARESSISVEDLSLPADSPYSNPLEMMTLEEAEGVLIGKALSRAGGNVSHAARSLGLSRTALYRRIEKLGL; this comes from the coding sequence ATGGTCGGAACCCGTTCCAAGAGACCCAGTGTCTTGATCGCCGATGATCAGGCCGACGTGATTCATTCCCTCCGGCTCCTGCTGAAGAGCGAGGATTACGAGATCACTACCGCCGACACTCCCGCGCGCGTCCTGGAGTGCGCGCGGCGTCTCGACGTCGACATCGTCCTGATGGACATGAATTACGCCCGGGACACGACTTCGGGCCGGGAGGGACTCGATCTTCTGACAAAGTTGCTGGCGGTGGACGGATCGCTACGCGTGGTGGTCATGACTGCGTGGGGCACAATTGACCTGGCTGTGGAAGCCATTCGGCGCGGTGCCCGGGACTTCATTCAGAAACCCTGGGAAAACGAACGACTCCTCACGGTCTTGAAGAGCCAGATCGAGCTTCGGCAGGCGCTACGGCAAGGCCGCCGTCTAGAGGAAGAGAACCGGGTCCTCCGCTCTCGACAACACGTTCGTCTTATCACACAGTCGCCGGTCATGCGGCCTGTCCTCGATCTGATCGCCCGGGTAGGACCTTCCGACGCCCAGGTGCTGATCACCGGCGACCACGGCACCGGCAAGGAAGTGGTGGCCCGAACTCTGCATTCGGTCTCCGCTCGCGCCTCAATGCCTCTAGTAGCCGTCAATCTGGGAGGTCTCTCTGAAGGTGTCTTCGTCAGCGAGATGTTCGGCCACGTCAAGGGTGCCTTTACCGACGCCCGCACAGACCGGATCGGACGCTTCGAACTGGCCGACGGAGGAACGCTGCTTTTGGACGAGGTCACCAGCATTCCCGTAAGCCAACAGGCCAACCTCCTCCGCGTCCTGGAGAGCGGAGAGATGCAGCGTGTCGGCTCCTCCCGCACCAAGCACGTCGACGTGCGGGTGCTGTCGGCCACCAACGCCGACCTGAAGCGGGAGGTGGACCGCGGCCGGTTTCGGGAGGACCTCCTGTTTCGTCTCAACACGGTGGAGATCCGCCTGCCGCCGCTTCGGGACCGGGGTGAGGACGTCCTCCTGTTGGCCAACTACTTTCTGGGCCGCTACAACCAGAAGTACCGAAAGCGGCTGGACGGATTCAGCGAACCGGCACTGGCCGCCCTGGCTCACTACTCGTGGCCGGGAAACGTCCGGGAGCTCAGCCACGTGGTGGAGCGCTCCGTCCTGCTGGCCCGGGAGTCCTCCATTTCGGTCGAGGATCTGAGCCTGCCGGCGGACTCGCCCTATTCGAATCCGCTGGAGATGATGACCCTGGAGGAAGCCGAAGGCGTCCTGATCGGCAAGGCACTGTCCCGCGCCGGCGGCAACGTGAGCCACGCCGCTCGAAGTTTGGGGCTGAGCCGAACCGCCCTCTACCGGCGCATAGAAAAACTCGGGCTATGA
- a CDS encoding ATP-binding protein translates to MNRLGFQARIVLISLAAGLPSCAALLVLLWTGDHDPPVRYGLSLLAVGALAGGLILLYRKLTFQFQTLANVVSAIREGDFSIRARSGTDKGLGEFAAELNILGEVLRRQRLGAVEAAALLQKVMKEIDVAVFAFNDGWRVRLINRAGQRLLGIPEKQALGKSAAELDLKDCLKGEPVQTLQIQLPGGSGRWGMHRIVFREEGRPHHLVVLTDLNQTLREEERQAWRRLIRVLGHELNNSLTPIKSIAGSLESLLEQDRSNTDREQDLREGLGVISSRAQALSRFMGAYSRLARLPAPDKRPVSIEDSVRKVVSLETRMPVAIRDGQPVRFRADPDQLEQLLINLVRNAVDAATETGGGASVGWRRIGDQLEVSVEDEGKGLADTANLFVPFFTTKPQGSGIGLVLARQIAEAHGGFLSLTNRRQAPGCRAVLVLPVA, encoded by the coding sequence ATGAACCGACTCGGCTTTCAGGCGCGGATCGTCTTGATCTCTCTTGCCGCCGGCCTCCCCTCCTGCGCCGCACTGCTGGTCCTGCTCTGGACCGGCGATCACGATCCCCCAGTGCGCTACGGCCTCTCGCTGCTGGCCGTGGGAGCCCTGGCGGGCGGCCTGATCCTGCTGTACCGGAAGTTGACGTTTCAGTTTCAGACACTTGCCAACGTGGTTTCGGCGATTCGAGAGGGGGACTTCTCCATCCGGGCCCGGAGTGGAACCGACAAGGGGCTGGGCGAGTTCGCCGCGGAACTGAACATTCTGGGCGAGGTCCTACGGCGGCAACGCCTGGGAGCGGTCGAGGCGGCCGCCCTGCTGCAGAAGGTGATGAAGGAGATCGACGTTGCGGTCTTCGCGTTCAATGACGGATGGCGCGTGCGCCTCATCAACCGGGCCGGGCAGAGGCTCCTAGGAATTCCGGAAAAGCAAGCGTTGGGCAAGTCGGCGGCAGAGCTGGATCTGAAGGACTGCTTGAAAGGTGAGCCGGTCCAGACGCTCCAAATCCAATTGCCCGGGGGGAGCGGCCGCTGGGGAATGCACCGGATCGTGTTTCGCGAGGAGGGTCGGCCCCATCACCTGGTGGTCCTGACGGATTTGAACCAGACGCTCCGAGAGGAGGAGCGGCAGGCCTGGCGCCGGCTGATCCGGGTTTTGGGACATGAATTGAACAACTCGTTGACCCCCATCAAGTCCATCGCCGGCAGTCTCGAATCCCTCTTGGAGCAGGACCGCTCGAATACGGACCGGGAACAGGACCTGAGGGAGGGTCTCGGCGTCATCTCCTCCCGGGCCCAGGCGCTGAGCCGGTTCATGGGCGCCTATTCCCGGCTCGCCCGGCTACCGGCCCCGGACAAGCGCCCAGTCTCCATCGAAGACTCGGTTCGCAAGGTGGTGAGCCTGGAGACCCGGATGCCGGTGGCGATTCGAGACGGCCAGCCGGTCCGGTTTCGGGCCGACCCGGATCAATTGGAGCAGTTGCTGATCAACCTGGTTCGGAACGCAGTCGACGCCGCGACGGAAACCGGCGGGGGAGCCAGCGTCGGCTGGAGACGGATCGGCGACCAGTTGGAAGTCTCCGTGGAGGACGAGGGAAAGGGACTGGCCGACACCGCCAACCTGTTCGTCCCCTTCTTCACCACCAAGCCCCAGGGGAGCGGCATCGGCTTGGTCCTGGCTCGGCAGATCGCCGAAGCCCACGGCGGCTTCCTCAGCCTGACCAACCGAAGGCAGGCGCCGGGCTGCAGAGCCGTGCTAGTGTTGCCCGTGGCGTAG